A stretch of DNA from Acidimicrobiales bacterium:
GGCTTGGCATCACCGGGAGAGATTCTCCGACCGTCGTGTCTGTGCATCGCCAGTGAGAGAATGAAGCGTGGCAGTGTTCGCAGTCATCACCGCAAAGGGACCAAACTGGCTGGTCGACTGCGGGATCCGCGAGCAACCGGCCTGGGACGAGCATGCCCAGTTCTTCGATGGGCTGGTTGAGCGAGCCGTTGTGGTCCTCGGTGGGCCGATCAGCAGCAACAGCGACGATGAGGTCGCTCTCCTCGCAGTCGAGGCTGCGGATGAGAGGGAGCTGCGGTCGATCTTTGATGAGGACCCGTGGGCCAGGAGCGGGGTCCTGCGTGTCAAGGAGGTTCGGGTCTGGACCCTCTGGCTCGACGGTCGGTGAAGTGACTATCCCCGAAGACTCCACTGAGCGTCCCCAAGGAGCAGGCAGGCCCTGACCGTGACCGCCGGCAGTGGGGGACACCGCATCCCGCCCAAGAGTTCGGCGTAGTCAATTCCTAAGCAAAACGAGCAAAATGTGCTTGCGTCAACAGACTCTTAGGTCACTGACCGTCAGCTGGCAGGTCATCGACGCTCCGTATGAGACCAACGGTCCGCCGAGGCAGGACCCCTCCTGGTTGCCAGGATTCGAGATACCAGGCGGCTGACCCCAGGGTCGTAGGCTGACTCCGTGATCTTCATCACCGCCAAGTTCCGGGCCCGCCCTGACGATGCCGATCGCTGGCCGGAGATCGTCGGCGCCTTCACCGCCGCGACCAGAGCCGAGCAAGGATGCCTCTGGTTCGAGTGGTCCCGCTGCCTCGACGATCCCGCGGAGTACGTGCTGGTCGAGGCCTTCCGCGACGACCAGGCCGGTGCCGCCCATGTGCAGTCGGATCACTTCGCGGCCGCCCGCCGCC
This window harbors:
- a CDS encoding YciI family protein, producing the protein MAVFAVITAKGPNWLVDCGIREQPAWDEHAQFFDGLVERAVVVLGGPISSNSDDEVALLAVEAADERELRSIFDEDPWARSGVLRVKEVRVWTLWLDGR
- a CDS encoding putative quinol monooxygenase; its protein translation is MIFITAKFRARPDDADRWPEIVGAFTAATRAEQGCLWFEWSRCLDDPAEYVLVEAFRDDQAGAAHVQSDHFAAARRHLPPHLVETPRIINATVPQDDWSLLGEMEVHT